The following proteins are encoded in a genomic region of Variovorax paradoxus:
- the ftsA gene encoding cell division protein FtsA, with product MPKEYKDLVVGLDIGTAKVMVVVAEVLPGGELKLAGLGIAPSNGLKRGVVVNIDATVQSIQQALKEAELMADCKISRVYTGITGSHIRGINSSGMVAVKDKEVTPADVARVVETARAINISSDQRLLLVEPQEFVIDGQDVKEPIGMSGMRLEAKVHIVTGAQSAAENIIKCVRRCGLEVDQLMLNPLASSQAVLTEDERELGVVLVDIGAGTTDVAIFTNGAIRHTAVIPIAGDLITSDIAMALRTPTKDAEDIKVESGYAKQLLADPDQQVEVPGLGDRGPRMLSKQALAGVIEPRIEEIFSLVQQVVRESGYEEVLSSGVVLTGGSAVMPGMVELGEDIFLKPVRRGIPKYSSALSDMVAQPRAATVMGLLEEARFARMRGFKVAQKNGSVKTAFGRFKDFIVGNF from the coding sequence ATGCCCAAAGAATACAAAGACCTGGTCGTAGGACTTGACATCGGCACCGCCAAGGTCATGGTGGTGGTGGCCGAGGTGCTGCCCGGCGGCGAACTCAAGCTCGCCGGGCTCGGCATCGCGCCGAGCAACGGCCTGAAGCGCGGCGTGGTGGTGAACATCGACGCCACCGTGCAGAGCATCCAGCAGGCCTTGAAGGAGGCCGAACTGATGGCCGACTGCAAGATCAGCCGCGTCTACACGGGCATTACCGGCAGCCACATCCGCGGCATCAATTCGAGCGGCATGGTGGCGGTGAAGGACAAGGAAGTCACGCCGGCCGACGTGGCCCGCGTGGTGGAAACCGCGCGCGCGATCAACATCTCGAGCGACCAGCGCCTGCTGCTGGTGGAGCCGCAGGAATTCGTGATCGACGGACAGGACGTGAAGGAGCCGATCGGCATGAGCGGCATGCGGCTCGAGGCCAAGGTGCACATCGTGACCGGGGCGCAGAGCGCGGCCGAGAACATCATCAAGTGTGTGCGCCGCTGCGGCCTCGAGGTCGACCAGCTGATGCTGAACCCGCTGGCTTCGAGCCAGGCGGTGCTGACCGAAGACGAGCGCGAGCTCGGCGTGGTGCTGGTCGACATCGGCGCGGGCACCACCGACGTGGCCATCTTCACCAACGGCGCCATCCGCCACACGGCGGTGATCCCGATTGCGGGCGACCTCATCACCAGCGACATCGCGATGGCGCTGCGTACGCCCACCAAGGACGCGGAAGACATCAAGGTCGAGAGCGGCTACGCCAAGCAATTGCTCGCCGACCCCGACCAGCAGGTGGAAGTGCCCGGCCTCGGCGACCGCGGCCCGCGCATGCTGAGCAAGCAGGCGCTGGCGGGCGTGATCGAGCCGCGCATCGAGGAAATCTTCTCGCTGGTGCAGCAGGTGGTGCGCGAATCGGGCTACGAAGAGGTGCTGTCCTCGGGCGTGGTGCTGACCGGCGGCAGCGCAGTGATGCCCGGCATGGTCGAGCTCGGCGAAGACATCTTCCTGAAGCCGGTGCGCCGGGGCATTCCGAAGTATTCGAGCGCGCTGTCCGACATGGTGGCGCAGCCGCGCGCGGCCACCGTGATGGGCTTGCTCGAAGAGGCTCGCTTCGCACGCATGCGCGGCTTCAAGGTCGCGCAGAAGAACGGATCCGTAAAGACTGCGTTCGGACGTTTCAAGGACTTCATCGTGGGGAACTTCTGA
- a CDS encoding cell division protein FtsQ/DivIB — protein sequence MADSIQAPFDVKLMNIVSNLAFAVVALMLLAAGAWWVLRQPFFPIGGIKVDGDVTHNNEVTLRANVAPQLSGNFFTVDLARARTAFESVPWVRKAVVRREFPDKLRVTLTEQVPVANWGDDAGSKLINGFGDVFEANVAEVDDRLPRLDGPIEQAGQVLGMYRVIAPIFQPYDFGVDELTLSSRGSWKVVLSSGAEIELGRGQPEEVAARAQRFLKTVTQVAGQYHRTAADIEGADLRHNDAYALRLRGVTTVVTDPKTKKK from the coding sequence ATGGCCGACAGCATCCAGGCGCCTTTCGACGTCAAGCTCATGAACATCGTCTCGAACCTTGCGTTCGCGGTGGTGGCGCTCATGCTGCTGGCGGCGGGCGCGTGGTGGGTGCTGCGCCAGCCTTTCTTTCCCATCGGCGGAATCAAGGTCGACGGAGACGTGACGCACAACAACGAAGTGACGCTGCGCGCGAATGTGGCACCTCAGCTCTCGGGCAACTTCTTCACGGTCGATCTCGCCCGCGCGAGAACGGCGTTCGAGTCGGTGCCCTGGGTGCGCAAGGCGGTGGTGCGGCGCGAGTTTCCGGACAAGCTGCGCGTCACGCTGACCGAGCAGGTGCCGGTGGCCAACTGGGGCGACGACGCAGGCTCGAAGCTGATCAACGGCTTCGGCGACGTGTTCGAAGCCAACGTGGCCGAGGTGGACGACCGCTTGCCGCGGCTCGACGGTCCCATCGAGCAGGCCGGCCAGGTGCTGGGCATGTACCGCGTGATCGCGCCGATCTTCCAGCCCTACGACTTCGGCGTCGACGAGCTCACGCTCTCGAGCCGGGGCAGTTGGAAGGTGGTGCTGAGCAGCGGCGCCGAAATCGAGCTTGGCCGCGGCCAGCCCGAGGAAGTGGCCGCCCGCGCGCAACGTTTCCTGAAAACCGTGACCCAGGTCGCGGGCCAATACCACCGCACCGCGGCGGACATCGAAGGGGCCGACCTGCGCCACAACGATGCCTATGCGCTGCGCCTTCGTGGCGTCACCACGGTCGTTACCGACCCGAAGACCAAGAAGAAATAA
- a CDS encoding D-alanine--D-alanine ligase, which yields MSLQDPKQFGKVAVLFGGSSAEREISLLSGNGVLEALRSRGVDAHAFDPSERDLVELRREGFARCFIALHGRHGEDGTVQGALELLGIPYTGSGVMASSVAMDKVMTKRIWQADGLPTPKYVRLAFDQQSREQVMAVPDVLGLPLIVKPPREGSSIGVTKVEGYSQMQDAVALSAKYDADVLCEEFIEGEEVTCAVLGQGLDARALPVVRIAAPEGAYDYQNKYFTDDVKYHCPSGLPQAEEHEIQRITLAAYHTLGCRGWGRADVMIRASDRKPFLLEMNTSPGMTSHSLVPMSARASGIAYEDLCLRVLASASLDATGGAQ from the coding sequence ATGAGCCTTCAGGATCCAAAACAATTCGGCAAGGTGGCCGTGCTGTTCGGCGGTAGTTCGGCCGAGCGCGAAATCTCGCTCTTGTCCGGCAACGGCGTGCTCGAGGCACTGCGCTCGCGCGGCGTCGATGCGCATGCCTTCGATCCGTCCGAGCGCGATCTCGTCGAGCTTCGGCGCGAAGGTTTCGCGCGCTGCTTCATCGCGCTGCATGGCCGGCATGGCGAGGACGGCACGGTGCAGGGCGCGCTCGAGCTGCTCGGCATTCCCTATACCGGCTCGGGCGTGATGGCGTCGAGCGTGGCCATGGACAAGGTCATGACCAAGCGCATCTGGCAAGCCGACGGATTGCCGACACCCAAGTACGTGCGCCTGGCTTTCGACCAGCAGAGCCGCGAACAGGTCATGGCCGTGCCCGATGTGCTGGGCCTGCCGCTGATCGTGAAGCCGCCGCGCGAGGGCTCGTCGATCGGCGTGACCAAGGTCGAGGGCTATTCGCAGATGCAGGACGCCGTGGCGCTTTCCGCGAAGTACGACGCCGACGTGCTGTGCGAGGAATTCATCGAAGGCGAGGAAGTGACCTGCGCCGTGCTGGGCCAGGGGCTCGATGCACGCGCGCTGCCGGTGGTGCGCATCGCCGCGCCCGAAGGCGCGTACGACTACCAGAACAAGTACTTCACCGACGACGTGAAGTACCACTGCCCGAGCGGCCTGCCCCAGGCCGAGGAGCACGAGATCCAGCGCATCACGCTGGCCGCGTACCACACGCTCGGCTGCCGCGGCTGGGGCCGCGCCGACGTGATGATTCGCGCGAGCGACCGCAAGCCTTTCCTGCTCGAGATGAACACCTCGCCCGGCATGACCAGCCACTCGCTGGTGCCGATGTCGGCGCGCGCATCGGGCATTGCCTACGAAGACCTGTGCCTGCGCGTGCTGGCCTCGGCTTCGCTGGATGCCACGGGAGGAGCGCAATAG
- the murC gene encoding UDP-N-acetylmuramate--L-alanine ligase, which yields MKHAIRHIHFVGIGGSGMSGIAEVLLNLGYRITGSDLADSATLRRLASLGIGTFVGHAAVHIDGADAVVTSTAVQSDNPEVLAAREKRIPVVPRAMMLAELMRLKQGIAIAGTHGKTTTTSLVASVLEAAGLDPTFVIGGRLNSAGANAQLGSGDYIVVEADESDASFLNLLPVMAVVTNIDADHMETYGHDFAKLKKAFVDFLHRMPFYGVAILCTDDPAVRDIVGEVTCPVTSYGFDEGAQVRAVDVRAVGAQMHFTAQRRNGVTLPDLPVVLNLPGEHNVRNALSVIAVAVELGIPDEAVQRGLAGFKGVGRRFQSYGDVAVQGQAGADAPGTFTVIDDYGHHPVEMAATIAAARGAFPGRRLVLAFQPHRYTRTRDCFEDFVKVIGNADAVLLGEVYAAGEPPIVAADGRSLARALRVAGKVEPVFVDDIGAMPQAIVDNARAGDVVLCMGAGSIGAVPGKVVEIAAAALPPQPERSARKGEAS from the coding sequence ATGAAGCACGCAATTCGTCATATTCACTTCGTCGGCATCGGCGGCTCGGGCATGAGCGGCATCGCCGAAGTGCTGCTGAACCTGGGCTACCGCATCACGGGCTCCGACCTGGCCGACAGCGCCACGCTGCGCCGGCTCGCGAGCCTGGGCATCGGCACCTTCGTGGGCCATGCCGCGGTCCACATCGACGGCGCCGACGCCGTCGTGACCTCCACCGCGGTGCAGTCGGACAATCCCGAGGTGCTGGCCGCGCGCGAGAAGCGCATTCCCGTGGTGCCGCGCGCCATGATGCTGGCCGAGCTGATGCGGCTCAAGCAGGGCATTGCCATTGCGGGCACGCACGGCAAGACCACCACCACCAGCCTGGTGGCCAGCGTGCTCGAAGCCGCCGGGCTCGACCCGACCTTCGTGATCGGCGGTCGCCTCAACAGCGCCGGCGCCAATGCGCAGCTCGGCAGTGGCGACTACATCGTGGTGGAAGCCGACGAGTCGGACGCCTCGTTCCTGAACCTGCTGCCCGTCATGGCGGTGGTCACGAACATCGACGCCGACCACATGGAGACCTACGGGCACGACTTCGCGAAGCTCAAGAAGGCGTTCGTCGACTTCCTGCATCGCATGCCGTTCTACGGCGTGGCCATCTTGTGCACCGACGATCCGGCGGTGCGCGACATCGTGGGCGAGGTCACCTGCCCGGTGACCAGCTACGGCTTCGACGAAGGCGCCCAGGTGCGGGCGGTCGACGTACGGGCGGTGGGCGCGCAGATGCATTTCACGGCGCAGCGGCGCAACGGCGTCACGCTGCCCGACCTGCCCGTCGTGCTGAACCTGCCGGGCGAGCACAACGTGCGCAATGCGCTCTCGGTGATTGCGGTGGCGGTGGAGCTCGGTATTCCCGACGAAGCGGTGCAGCGCGGGCTGGCCGGCTTCAAGGGCGTGGGCCGTCGCTTCCAGAGCTATGGCGATGTCGCCGTGCAAGGACAGGCAGGCGCGGATGCCCCGGGCACTTTCACCGTGATCGACGACTACGGGCATCACCCGGTCGAAATGGCCGCGACCATCGCCGCAGCGCGCGGCGCGTTCCCGGGCCGCCGGCTGGTGCTGGCCTTCCAGCCGCACCGCTACACCCGCACGCGCGACTGCTTCGAAGATTTCGTCAAGGTCATCGGCAATGCCGATGCGGTGCTGCTGGGCGAGGTGTACGCCGCGGGCGAGCCGCCCATCGTGGCGGCCGACGGCCGCTCGCTGGCGCGCGCGCTGCGCGTGGCCGGCAAGGTGGAGCCGGTGTTCGTCGACGACATCGGCGCGATGCCGCAAGCCATTGTGGACAACGCGCGTGCCGGCGACGTGGTGCTTTGCATGGGCGCGGGCTCCATTGGCGCCGTGCCGGGCAAGGTGGTTGAAATTGCAGCCGCGGCGTTGCCGCCGCAACCAGAGCGCAGTGCGCGCAAGGGGGAGGCATCATGA
- the murG gene encoding undecaprenyldiphospho-muramoylpentapeptide beta-N-acetylglucosaminyltransferase — MTGRTALVMAGGTGGHIFPGLAVAEALRERGWRVHWLGAPGSMEEKLVPPRGFVFEPVQFGGVRGKGPLTLFLLPLRLLRAFWQSLGVVRRVRPDVVVGLGGYITFPGGMMSVLLNKPLVLHEQNSVAGLANKVLAGVADRVFTAFPNVLKKAQWVGNPLRAAFTSQPDPAVRFAGRSGPLRLLVVGGSLGAKALNAVVPQALARIEPGTRPQVLHQSGAKQIDELRANYAAAGVEGELTPFIEDTAQAYADADIIVARAGASTVTEIAAVGAAALFVPFPSAVDDHQTTNARFLVDAGGGWLVQQTDLTPELLADLLQKTGRTALIERAAKAKTMQKTDAVEAVVRACEELAK, encoded by the coding sequence ATGACCGGGCGCACCGCACTCGTCATGGCCGGCGGTACGGGCGGCCACATCTTTCCGGGACTCGCCGTGGCCGAGGCCTTGCGCGAGCGCGGCTGGCGCGTCCACTGGCTGGGCGCGCCCGGCAGCATGGAAGAAAAGCTGGTGCCGCCGCGCGGCTTCGTCTTCGAGCCGGTTCAGTTCGGCGGCGTGCGCGGCAAGGGGCCGCTCACGCTGTTCCTGCTGCCGCTGCGGCTTCTGCGCGCGTTCTGGCAGAGCCTCGGCGTGGTTCGCCGCGTCAGGCCCGACGTGGTGGTGGGTCTCGGCGGCTACATCACCTTTCCGGGCGGCATGATGAGCGTGCTGCTCAACAAGCCGCTCGTGCTGCACGAACAGAACTCGGTCGCGGGCCTCGCCAACAAGGTGCTGGCAGGCGTGGCCGACCGCGTGTTCACGGCCTTTCCCAATGTGCTGAAGAAGGCGCAGTGGGTGGGTAACCCGCTGCGCGCGGCGTTCACTTCGCAGCCCGATCCGGCCGTGCGTTTCGCGGGCCGCAGCGGGCCGCTGCGCCTGCTGGTGGTCGGCGGCAGCCTGGGTGCCAAGGCGCTCAACGCCGTGGTGCCGCAGGCGCTCGCGCGCATCGAACCCGGCACGCGTCCGCAGGTGCTGCACCAGAGCGGCGCCAAGCAGATCGACGAGCTGCGCGCCAACTACGCGGCAGCCGGTGTCGAGGGCGAGCTCACGCCGTTCATCGAAGACACCGCGCAGGCCTACGCCGACGCCGACATCATCGTCGCGCGCGCCGGGGCCAGCACCGTCACAGAAATCGCGGCCGTCGGCGCAGCAGCGCTGTTCGTGCCTTTCCCCTCGGCGGTCGACGACCACCAGACCACCAATGCGCGCTTCCTCGTCGATGCGGGCGGAGGCTGGCTGGTGCAGCAGACCGACCTCACACCTGAATTGCTGGCTGACTTGCTACAGAAAACCGGGCGCACCGCGCTGATCGAACGGGCCGCCAAGGCCAAAACCATGCAGAAGACCGACGCGGTGGAAGCGGTCGTCCGCGCCTGCGAGGAGCTTGCCAAATGA
- the ftsW gene encoding putative lipid II flippase FtsW, whose protein sequence is MNTAAAGATPNTKPSRFGGWFGRARSGIDALPMHLPVRLGGAGVTQTKATPMRVLGFDQALVWVTVALLTWGLVMVYSASIALPDNPRFARAGYGPVFFLTRHAASVAFAFMAALLAFQIPMKTWERAAPWLFVASLLLLVAVLIPHIGINVNGARRWLPLGFMRFQPSELAKLAMVLYAASYMVRKMEIKERFFRAVLPMGIAVVVVGMLVMAEPDMGAFMVIAVIAMGILFLGGVNARMFFVIAALVVVAFGTIVATSPWRRERIFAYLDPWSEEHALGKGYQLSHSLIAIGRGEIFGVGLGGSVEKLHWLPEAHTDFLLAVIGEEFGLVGVLLIIGMFLWLTRRVMHIGRQAIALDRVFSGLVAQGVGVWLGFQTFINMGVNLGALPTKGLTLPLMSFGGSAILMNLVALAVVLRIDYENRVLMRGGRV, encoded by the coding sequence TTGAACACCGCAGCCGCCGGCGCCACGCCCAATACCAAGCCAAGCCGTTTCGGCGGCTGGTTCGGACGCGCGCGCAGCGGCATCGACGCCTTGCCGATGCACCTGCCGGTGCGGCTGGGCGGTGCCGGCGTCACGCAGACCAAGGCCACGCCGATGCGCGTGCTGGGTTTCGACCAGGCGCTGGTCTGGGTGACCGTCGCGCTGCTCACCTGGGGGCTGGTGATGGTGTATTCGGCGTCCATCGCGCTGCCGGACAACCCGCGTTTCGCGCGTGCGGGCTACGGGCCCGTGTTCTTCCTTACGCGGCATGCGGCTTCCGTTGCGTTTGCGTTCATGGCGGCGCTGCTGGCCTTCCAGATTCCCATGAAGACCTGGGAGCGGGCCGCGCCCTGGCTCTTCGTGGCTTCGCTGCTGCTGCTGGTGGCGGTGCTCATTCCGCACATCGGCATCAACGTCAACGGCGCGCGGCGCTGGCTGCCGCTGGGCTTCATGCGCTTTCAGCCGTCCGAACTCGCCAAGCTCGCGATGGTGCTCTACGCCGCCAGCTACATGGTGCGCAAGATGGAGATCAAGGAGCGTTTCTTCCGCGCCGTGCTGCCGATGGGCATTGCGGTGGTGGTGGTCGGCATGCTGGTGATGGCCGAGCCCGACATGGGCGCCTTCATGGTGATCGCCGTGATCGCCATGGGCATCCTGTTCCTCGGCGGCGTGAACGCGCGAATGTTCTTCGTGATTGCCGCGCTGGTGGTGGTGGCCTTCGGCACCATCGTCGCGACCAGCCCGTGGCGCCGGGAGCGCATCTTCGCCTACCTCGACCCGTGGAGCGAAGAGCATGCGCTGGGCAAGGGGTACCAGCTTTCGCACTCGCTCATTGCCATCGGCCGCGGCGAGATCTTCGGCGTAGGCCTGGGCGGCAGCGTCGAGAAACTGCACTGGCTGCCCGAAGCGCACACCGACTTCCTGCTGGCCGTGATCGGCGAAGAGTTCGGCCTGGTCGGCGTTCTGCTGATCATCGGCATGTTCCTCTGGCTCACGCGACGCGTCATGCACATCGGCCGCCAGGCGATTGCGCTGGATCGCGTGTTCTCGGGCCTCGTCGCACAGGGCGTGGGCGTGTGGCTCGGCTTCCAGACCTTCATCAACATGGGCGTGAACCTCGGCGCACTGCCGACCAAGGGCCTGACCTTGCCGCTAATGAGCTTCGGTGGTTCGGCCATTCTGATGAACCTGGTAGCCCTGGCAGTTGTGTTGCGTATTGATTATGAGAATCGCGTCCTGATGCGCGGAGGCCGCGTATGA
- the murD gene encoding UDP-N-acetylmuramoyl-L-alanine--D-glutamate ligase has product MRHLKDLPVLILGLGASGLAMARWCARHGAQVTVADTREAPAALATLQAELPGVTFVGGPFSAALIEGTPIRAVYRSPGLSPATIAPVVDAARAVGLTVGGELDLFARALLDLRTVEVPVVEAEPEPEPEPQAVVEPAAEVPVQAAEPVEAQRELALGAESVDAETVETAEISEAVEIIDPVVPAEVSEALEAVGTPEAPVTAEAAEAPAEPEAEPAVPPAMAEAMPRDPSLSVPVTPPAEEAAPADEISTAEPAPATETGAEIPQVAAAPAAPTTGSRLPATGKPYVPTAAREAADFVAKIAEISANNPASAAVEEEPTAQLPLVPIEEPPAPKGYTPAVLAITGTNGKTTVTALTGQLVERAGKTVAVAGNIGPTLLDTLAAHIDAETLPDVWVLELSSFQLDGVQGFEPTAATVLNLTQDHLDWHGDMPAYASAKARIFGARGLMVLNRDDPGVMAMLPAPVRVKLQRPQIRTHVTFGSAMPLRPGDYGIERVNGMTWLVRALEADETQKRKRGAVVEEEIFLQRLLPADALRIRGRHNALNALAALALASAADCPLGPMLYGLREYRGEPHRVEPIALVDDVEYFDDSKGTNVGATVAALSGLGEDRRVVVILGGEGKGQDFEPLAAPVRQHARAVVLIGRDAPLIEQALASTGVSLMHAASMEEAVNLAAARANPGDAVLLSPACASFDMFKDYEHRAAVFREAVQTLADNPREAASSNDADFSSGGTV; this is encoded by the coding sequence ATGCGACACCTGAAAGACCTCCCCGTATTGATCCTCGGCCTCGGTGCGTCCGGGCTGGCGATGGCACGCTGGTGCGCACGCCACGGCGCGCAGGTGACCGTGGCCGATACGCGCGAGGCGCCTGCGGCGCTGGCAACACTCCAGGCCGAACTGCCGGGAGTGACGTTCGTTGGCGGGCCGTTCTCGGCCGCGCTGATTGAAGGCACGCCGATCCGCGCCGTCTACCGCTCGCCGGGCCTGTCGCCCGCGACCATCGCGCCGGTGGTCGATGCAGCACGGGCCGTGGGGCTGACGGTCGGCGGCGAGCTGGATCTTTTTGCGCGCGCGCTGCTGGACCTGCGGACGGTCGAGGTGCCGGTGGTCGAAGCCGAGCCCGAGCCCGAGCCCGAGCCGCAAGCAGTGGTCGAGCCCGCCGCGGAAGTGCCCGTGCAAGCCGCGGAGCCTGTTGAAGCGCAGCGCGAACTGGCGCTGGGCGCCGAATCGGTCGACGCGGAAACGGTCGAGACTGCCGAAATCTCTGAGGCGGTAGAGATCATCGATCCGGTCGTGCCCGCTGAAGTGTCTGAGGCGCTTGAAGCCGTCGGAACACCCGAAGCTCCGGTCACGGCCGAAGCCGCGGAAGCACCGGCCGAGCCCGAAGCCGAACCCGCGGTGCCGCCCGCCATGGCCGAAGCCATGCCGCGCGATCCGTCGCTGAGCGTTCCGGTGACGCCGCCTGCGGAAGAAGCCGCGCCCGCCGACGAAATCTCCACGGCAGAGCCTGCGCCCGCCACAGAGACCGGGGCAGAGATTCCCCAGGTTGCCGCCGCGCCGGCCGCCCCCACCACCGGCTCCAGGCTGCCGGCCACCGGCAAGCCGTACGTTCCCACGGCTGCCAGGGAGGCTGCGGACTTCGTCGCCAAGATCGCCGAGATCTCCGCCAATAACCCGGCTTCCGCCGCAGTGGAGGAAGAGCCGACGGCCCAGCTGCCGCTGGTGCCGATCGAAGAACCTCCGGCGCCGAAGGGCTACACCCCCGCGGTGCTCGCCATCACCGGCACCAACGGCAAGACCACCGTCACCGCGCTCACTGGCCAGCTGGTCGAGCGCGCGGGCAAGACCGTGGCCGTGGCCGGCAACATCGGCCCGACGCTGCTCGACACCCTGGCCGCGCACATCGACGCCGAGACGCTGCCTGATGTCTGGGTGCTCGAACTCTCTAGCTTCCAGCTCGACGGCGTGCAGGGCTTCGAGCCCACTGCCGCAACGGTACTCAACCTCACGCAGGATCATCTGGACTGGCATGGCGACATGCCGGCTTACGCATCGGCCAAGGCGCGCATCTTCGGCGCGCGGGGCCTCATGGTGCTGAACCGCGACGACCCGGGCGTGATGGCGATGCTGCCTGCGCCCGTCCGCGTGAAGCTGCAGCGCCCGCAGATCCGCACCCACGTGACCTTCGGCAGCGCGATGCCGCTGCGCCCGGGGGACTACGGCATCGAGCGCGTCAACGGCATGACCTGGCTGGTGCGCGCGTTGGAAGCCGACGAGACGCAGAAGCGCAAGCGCGGCGCGGTGGTGGAAGAAGAGATCTTCCTTCAACGCCTGTTGCCCGCCGACGCGCTGCGCATCCGCGGACGCCACAACGCCTTGAACGCATTGGCGGCGCTTGCGCTCGCCAGCGCCGCCGACTGTCCGCTCGGCCCCATGCTCTACGGCCTGCGCGAATACCGCGGCGAACCGCACCGTGTCGAACCGATTGCGCTGGTGGACGACGTCGAATACTTCGACGACAGCAAGGGCACCAACGTCGGTGCCACGGTCGCAGCCCTGAGCGGGCTCGGCGAAGACCGCCGCGTGGTCGTGATTCTCGGCGGCGAAGGCAAGGGCCAGGACTTCGAGCCGCTCGCCGCACCGGTGCGCCAGCACGCGCGCGCCGTGGTGCTTATCGGCCGCGACGCGCCGCTGATCGAGCAGGCATTGGCTTCCACCGGCGTTTCGCTGATGCATGCCGCTTCGATGGAAGAAGCCGTGAACCTTGCCGCCGCGCGCGCCAATCCCGGTGATGCCGTGCTGCTGTCACCGGCCTGTGCGAGCTTCGACATGTTCAAGGACTACGAACATCGCGCGGCCGTGTTCCGCGAGGCCGTGCAGACGCTCGCGGACAACCCGCGCGAAGCCGCCTCGTCGAACGATGCCGACTTCTCTTCGGGAGGCACGGTTTGA
- the mraY gene encoding phospho-N-acetylmuramoyl-pentapeptide-transferase produces the protein MLMSLAQWLQTLSPEFGFLRVFQYLTFRALMAALTALVVGLVAGPYVIRRLAALKIGQPVRGYGMETHLTKSGTPTMGGVLVLFAIAFATLLWFDLSNRFVWIVLWVTMGFGAIGWVDDWRKVVRKDPEGMRSREKYFWQSVVGLIAGFYLLFSISESSNWRVLQLFFAWVQSGFDLDFPPKINLLVPFFKEVSYPLGGIGFVVLTYLVIVGASNAVNLTDGLDGLAIMPVVMVGSALGVFAYVTGSAVYSKYLLFPNIPGSGELLVFCSAMAGAGLAFLWFNTHPAQVFMGDVGALALGGALGTIAVIVRQEIVFFIMGGIFVVEAISVMAQVMYFKYTKKRYGEGRRVLKMAPLHHHFEKSGWRETQVVVRFWIITMLLCLVGLSTLKLR, from the coding sequence ATGCTGATGAGCCTGGCCCAATGGCTGCAAACACTTTCGCCCGAGTTCGGGTTCTTGCGCGTTTTCCAGTACCTCACGTTCCGCGCGCTGATGGCCGCGCTGACCGCGCTGGTGGTCGGCCTGGTGGCCGGCCCCTACGTGATCCGTCGCCTTGCCGCGCTCAAGATCGGCCAGCCGGTGCGCGGCTACGGCATGGAAACGCACCTGACCAAGAGCGGCACGCCCACCATGGGCGGTGTGCTGGTGCTGTTTGCCATTGCCTTTGCCACGCTGCTGTGGTTCGACCTGTCGAACCGCTTCGTCTGGATCGTGTTGTGGGTCACGATGGGCTTCGGCGCCATCGGCTGGGTCGACGACTGGCGCAAGGTGGTGCGCAAGGACCCGGAAGGCATGCGCTCGCGCGAGAAGTATTTCTGGCAGTCGGTGGTCGGTTTGATCGCCGGCTTCTACCTGCTCTTCAGCATCTCGGAAAGCTCGAACTGGCGCGTGCTGCAGCTGTTCTTCGCCTGGGTGCAATCGGGCTTCGACCTCGACTTTCCGCCGAAGATCAACCTGCTGGTGCCCTTCTTCAAGGAAGTGAGCTATCCGCTCGGCGGCATCGGCTTCGTGGTGCTGACCTACCTGGTGATCGTGGGCGCGAGCAACGCGGTCAACCTGACCGACGGCCTCGACGGCCTGGCGATCATGCCGGTGGTGATGGTGGGTTCGGCACTGGGCGTGTTCGCGTATGTCACGGGCAGCGCCGTGTATTCCAAGTACCTGCTGTTCCCCAACATCCCGGGTTCGGGCGAACTGCTGGTGTTCTGCTCGGCCATGGCCGGCGCGGGCCTGGCGTTTCTGTGGTTCAACACCCATCCGGCGCAGGTCTTCATGGGCGATGTGGGCGCGCTCGCGCTCGGCGGCGCGCTGGGCACCATCGCGGTCATCGTGCGCCAGGAAATCGTGTTCTTCATCATGGGCGGCATCTTCGTGGTCGAGGCGATCTCGGTGATGGCACAGGTCATGTACTTCAAGTACACCAAGAAGCGCTACGGCGAGGGCCGGCGCGTGCTCAAGATGGCGCCGCTGCACCACCACTTCGAGAAAAGCGGCTGGCGCGAAACGCAGGTCGTGGTGCGCTTCTGGATCATCACGATGCTGCTGTGCCTCGTGGGCCTTTCAACGCTGAAGCTGCGGTAA